A single genomic interval of Zingiber officinale cultivar Zhangliang chromosome 4A, Zo_v1.1, whole genome shotgun sequence harbors:
- the LOC121973188 gene encoding zinc finger protein ZAT5-like, with product MELAVEEGNSSASGSIDDVEFAHAVINKRKRTKRHRTQHPPPPPPVADSSSASSAETVSGTITEEEEDMANCLILLAQGRAFSEPEKRRRDEKFAGRRLAGGAGKAAGEFLYACKTCNKCFPSFQALGGHRTSHKKPNLAAILAPTPAEENKRKLPIVPGDDNLLQISLNSSFSAKPKLHECAICGSEFSTGQALGGHMRRHRPMAVADVHAHASAKKDKTSFLSFDLNLPAAAYIGEAQSPPSPSTLSSPDLPQLWWRAGAITEKKE from the coding sequence ATGGAATTAGCGGTAGAGGAAGGCAACAGCAGCGCCAGCGGCAGCATTGATGACGTTGAGTTCGCGCACGCCGTCATCAATAAGCGCAAGCGCACCAAGCGCCACCGCACGCAGcacccgccgccgccgccgccggtggCTGATTCCTCCTCTGCCTCCTCGGCCGAGACGGTATCCGGAACGATTACGGAGGAAGAGGAGGATATGGCCAATTGCCTCATCCTCCTCGCGCAAGGCCGTGCCTTTTCGGAGCCGGAGAAGCGGAGGAGGGATGAGAAGTTTGCCGGAAGGAGGCTCGCGGGCGGAGCCGGAAAGGCAGCCGGCGAATTTTTGTACGCGTGCAAGACCTGCAACAAGTGCTTTCCCTCCTTCCAGGCTCTCGGCGGACACCGCACCAGCCACAAGAAGCCTAATTTGGCAGCCATCCTAGCGCCGACGCCGGCCGAGGAGAATAAGAGGAAGTTACCGATCGTCCCCGGGGACGACAATTTGCTACAAATTAGCCTGAATTCTTCCTTCTCCGCAAAGCCTAAGTTGCACGAGTGCGCGATATGCGGGTCGGAGTTTAGTACCGGGCAGGCGCTCGGGGGCCACATGCGGCGCCACCGGCCGATGGCCGTCGCAGATGTGCACGCCCACGCCTCCGCCAAGAAGGACAAGACCAGCTTCCTCTCTTTCGACCTCAATCTCCCCGCTGCGGCCTACATCGGCGAGGCTCAGAGTCCTCCTTCACCGTCTACGCTCTCTTCTCCGGATCTGCCTCAGCTCTGGTGGCGAGCTGGCGCCATTACTGAGAAGAAGGAATAA